The proteins below come from a single Streptomyces sp. MRC013 genomic window:
- a CDS encoding GntR family transcriptional regulator — MTEKINPGAAAYHYEQLANILERKIRSGAFALGSRLPGEMLLSQEYGVGSNTVRRALDILRERKLVVTVRARGSFVVEELPGSSEK, encoded by the coding sequence GTGACGGAGAAGATCAACCCCGGTGCGGCCGCCTACCACTACGAGCAGCTCGCGAACATCCTGGAGCGCAAGATCAGGAGCGGAGCGTTCGCCCTCGGCTCCCGGCTTCCCGGAGAGATGCTCCTGTCCCAGGAGTACGGCGTGGGCTCCAACACGGTGCGTCGGGCCCTCGACATCCTGCGCGAGCGGAAGCTGGTCGTGACCGTGCGGGCGAGGGGCTCGTTCGTGGTCGAGGAACTGCCCGGCTCCTCCGAGAAGTGA
- a CDS encoding VOC family protein, with translation MQQKITPFLWFDTQAEEAAEHYTAIFQDSRIVRAGRYPEGTPMPAGSVMTVEFELAGQRYVAMNGGPEFTFNEAVSLSVACEDQEEVDYYWSRLGEGGEEGPCGWLKDKYGLSWQVTPRVLEAMMADSDPERAARAAKAMMGMKKIDIKALRQAVEGTGS, from the coding sequence ATGCAGCAGAAGATCACGCCGTTCCTGTGGTTCGACACCCAGGCGGAGGAGGCGGCCGAGCACTACACCGCGATCTTCCAGGACTCCCGGATCGTGAGGGCCGGCCGTTACCCCGAAGGCACCCCGATGCCGGCGGGCAGCGTGATGACCGTCGAGTTCGAGCTCGCGGGGCAGCGCTACGTCGCGATGAACGGCGGGCCCGAGTTCACGTTCAACGAGGCCGTCTCCCTTTCGGTGGCGTGTGAGGACCAGGAGGAGGTCGACTACTACTGGTCCCGGCTCGGTGAAGGCGGCGAGGAGGGGCCCTGCGGGTGGCTCAAGGACAAGTACGGGCTGTCCTGGCAGGTCACCCCGCGTGTCCTGGAGGCGATGATGGCCGACTCCGACCCCGAGAGGGCCGCGCGTGCCGCGAAGGCGATGATGGGCATGAAGAAGATCGACATCAAGGCCCTCCGGCAGGCGGTCGAGGGGACGGGTTCCTGA
- a CDS encoding MFS transporter yields the protein MSALDPPDTTPTDATADSPAAPQKGGGGVMDREHRALSVGIISVVLLIAFEATAVGTAMPVAARELDGVPLYAFAFSAYFTTSLFGMVLAGQWADRSGPLGGLATGIAAFGAGLVLSGTAGTMWLFIAGRAVQGLGGGLVIVALYVVVSRAYEERLRPAIMAAFAASWVIPSVVGPLAAGTVTERLGWRWVFLGIPVLVVPPLLLALPAIRRTASGPADPDAPGAGLDGRRLRLALGISVGAGLLQYAGQDLRWLSVVPAAAGAALLVPAVRGLMPRGTYRAARGLPSVVLLRGVAAGAFISAESFVPLMLVTERGLSPTLAGLSLAVGGATWALGSFVQSWPRAEPYRERLTVLGMLLVAAAIAAVPAVLVPAVPVWIVGVAWGFGCFGMGMVISATSVLLLKLSPPEETGANSAALQISDALANVLLLAAGGAAFAALGGGSAGAGHGATGEGAVVSHPAAFAAVFLPMAVVALVGAWVASRVGGGERER from the coding sequence ATGAGCGCCCTGGACCCACCCGACACCACCCCCACCGACGCCACCGCCGACTCGCCCGCCGCCCCGCAGAAGGGCGGCGGCGGTGTGATGGACCGGGAGCACCGGGCGCTCAGCGTCGGCATCATCTCCGTCGTCCTGCTGATCGCCTTCGAGGCGACCGCCGTCGGGACGGCGATGCCCGTCGCGGCCCGGGAGCTGGACGGTGTGCCGCTGTACGCGTTCGCGTTCTCGGCGTACTTCACCACCAGCCTCTTCGGCATGGTGCTGGCCGGGCAGTGGGCCGACCGGAGCGGCCCGCTCGGTGGGCTCGCGACCGGGATCGCGGCGTTCGGAGCCGGACTGGTGCTGTCGGGGACGGCGGGCACCATGTGGCTGTTCATCGCCGGGCGGGCCGTGCAGGGCCTGGGCGGCGGGCTGGTGATCGTCGCGCTCTACGTGGTGGTCAGCCGGGCGTACGAGGAGCGGCTGCGGCCCGCGATCATGGCGGCGTTCGCGGCGAGCTGGGTCATCCCGTCCGTCGTCGGGCCGCTCGCCGCCGGGACGGTGACCGAGCGGCTGGGCTGGCGGTGGGTGTTCCTCGGCATACCGGTGCTCGTCGTCCCGCCGCTCCTGCTCGCCCTGCCCGCGATCCGCCGCACGGCGTCCGGACCCGCCGATCCGGACGCCCCGGGCGCGGGGTTGGACGGGCGGCGGCTGCGGTTGGCGCTCGGGATCTCCGTGGGCGCCGGGCTCCTCCAGTACGCGGGGCAGGACCTGCGCTGGCTGTCGGTGGTGCCCGCCGCGGCGGGCGCGGCGCTGCTCGTGCCGGCCGTGCGCGGGCTGATGCCGCGCGGCACGTACCGGGCTGCGCGCGGGCTGCCGTCGGTGGTGCTGCTGCGAGGTGTCGCGGCGGGCGCGTTCATCTCCGCGGAGTCGTTCGTGCCGCTGATGCTGGTCACCGAACGGGGCCTGAGCCCGACGCTCGCCGGGCTGTCGCTGGCGGTGGGCGGGGCGACGTGGGCGCTGGGGTCGTTCGTCCAGTCGTGGCCGCGCGCGGAGCCGTACCGGGAGCGGCTGACGGTGCTGGGGATGCTGCTGGTCGCGGCGGCGATCGCGGCCGTGCCGGCCGTGCTGGTCCCGGCGGTTCCGGTGTGGATCGTGGGCGTGGCCTGGGGCTTCGGCTGCTTCGGCATGGGCATGGTGATCTCCGCGACGAGCGTGCTGCTGCTGAAGCTGTCCCCGCCGGAGGAGACCGGGGCGAACTCTGCGGCGCTCCAGATCTCCGACGCCCTGGCGAACGTCCTGCTGCTCGCGGCGGGCGGCGCGGCGTTCGCGGCGCTGGGCGGCGGCTCGGCGGGTGCCGGCCACGGGGCGACCGGCGAGGGGGCGGTCGTCTCGCACCCGGCGGCCTTCGCGGCGGTGTTCCTGCCGATGGCGGTGGTGGCGCTGGTGGGGGCGTGGGTGGCCTCCCGGGTGGGAGGCGGCGAGCGGGAGCGGTAG
- a CDS encoding DEAD/DEAH box helicase, giving the protein MTTTASHHLSPAFPGRAPWGTAGKLRAWQQAAMDRYIQEQPRDFLAVATPGAGKTTFALTLASWLLHHHVVQQVTVVAPTEHLKKQWATAAARVGIRLDPEYSAGPLSRDYHGVAVTYAGVGVRPMLHRNRVEQRKTLVILDEIHHAGDSKSWGEACLEAFEPATRRLALTGTPFRSDTNPIPFVTYEEGNDGIRRSAADYTYGYGNALADGVVRPVIFLSYSGNMRWRTKAGDEVAARLGEPMTKDAVSQAWRTALDPRGEWMPNVLRAADRRLTEVRKAVPDAGALVIASDQESARAYAKLIREITGQGATLVLSDDAGASKRIDEFSEGDDRWMVAVRMVSEGVDVPRLAVGVYATTISTPLFFAQAVGRFVRSRRRGETASVFLPTIPALLGFANEMEVERDHVLDRPKKEGGEDPYAESEKELDEANRQQDEDTGEQDVLPFEALESDAVFDRVMYNGAEFGMQAHPGSQEEQDYLGIPGLLEPDQVRLLLQKRQARQIAHSRQKPPEEADLLELPAERRPVVSHKELMELRKQLNTMVGAYVHQSGKPHGVVHTELRRVCGGPPSAEATAGQIRERIKKVQEWATRMR; this is encoded by the coding sequence GTGACTACTACCGCCTCCCATCACCTCTCTCCCGCCTTCCCCGGCCGCGCCCCCTGGGGCACGGCCGGCAAGCTGCGCGCCTGGCAGCAGGCCGCGATGGACAGGTACATCCAGGAGCAGCCCCGTGACTTCCTCGCCGTCGCCACCCCCGGCGCCGGCAAGACGACCTTCGCACTGACCCTGGCGTCCTGGCTGCTGCACCACCACGTCGTGCAGCAGGTGACCGTGGTCGCCCCGACCGAGCACCTGAAGAAGCAGTGGGCGACAGCCGCGGCGCGGGTGGGGATCAGGCTGGACCCGGAGTACAGCGCGGGTCCGCTCAGCAGGGACTACCACGGCGTCGCCGTCACCTACGCGGGTGTCGGCGTGCGCCCGATGCTGCACCGCAACCGCGTCGAGCAGCGCAAGACCCTCGTCATCCTCGACGAGATCCACCACGCCGGCGACTCCAAGTCCTGGGGCGAGGCGTGCCTGGAGGCGTTCGAACCGGCGACGCGGCGGCTCGCGCTGACCGGTACGCCGTTCCGGTCCGACACCAACCCGATCCCCTTCGTCACCTACGAGGAGGGGAACGACGGGATCAGGCGGTCGGCGGCCGACTACACGTACGGCTACGGCAACGCCCTCGCCGACGGCGTCGTCCGTCCCGTCATCTTCCTCAGCTACAGCGGCAACATGCGCTGGCGCACCAAGGCCGGGGACGAGGTCGCCGCCCGGCTCGGCGAACCGATGACCAAGGACGCCGTCTCGCAGGCCTGGCGCACCGCCCTCGACCCGAGGGGCGAGTGGATGCCGAACGTCCTGCGCGCCGCCGACCGGCGGCTCACCGAGGTGCGCAAGGCCGTTCCCGACGCCGGTGCCCTCGTCATCGCCTCCGACCAGGAGTCCGCGCGCGCGTACGCCAAGCTCATCCGGGAGATCACCGGGCAGGGGGCGACGCTCGTCCTCTCCGACGACGCGGGCGCCTCCAAGCGGATCGACGAGTTCAGCGAGGGCGACGACCGGTGGATGGTCGCGGTCCGCATGGTGTCCGAGGGCGTCGACGTGCCGCGCCTCGCGGTCGGCGTGTACGCCACGACGATCTCCACGCCGCTGTTCTTCGCGCAGGCGGTGGGGCGTTTCGTCCGGTCCCGGCGGCGCGGCGAGACCGCCTCCGTGTTCCTCCCCACGATCCCGGCGCTCCTCGGCTTCGCCAACGAGATGGAGGTCGAGCGCGACCACGTCCTCGACCGGCCGAAGAAGGAAGGGGGGGAGGACCCGTACGCCGAGTCCGAGAAGGAGCTGGACGAGGCGAACAGGCAGCAGGACGAGGACACCGGCGAGCAGGACGTGCTGCCCTTCGAGGCGCTGGAGTCCGACGCCGTCTTCGACCGGGTGATGTACAACGGCGCCGAGTTCGGCATGCAGGCCCACCCCGGCAGCCAGGAGGAGCAGGACTACCTCGGCATCCCCGGCCTGCTGGAGCCCGACCAGGTGCGGCTGCTGCTGCAGAAGCGGCAGGCCCGGCAGATCGCGCACAGTCGGCAGAAGCCCCCGGAGGAGGCCGACCTCCTCGAACTGCCCGCCGAGCGGCGGCCCGTGGTCTCCCACAAGGAGCTGATGGAGCTGCGCAAGCAGTTGAACACCATGGTCGGCGCGTACGTCCACCAGAGCGGCAAACCGCACGGCGTCGTCCACACCGAGCTGCGCCGGGTGTGCGGCGGTCCGCCGAGCGCCGAGGCGACGGCCGGGCAGATCCGGGAGCGGATCAAGAAGGTCCAGGAGTGGGCCACGAGGATGCGCTGA
- a CDS encoding helix-turn-helix domain-containing protein, with product MTAETSQTLDRGLRVLKLLADTDHGLTVTELSHRLGVNRTVVYRLLATLEQHALVRRDLGGRARVGLGVLRLSRQVHPLVREAALPALRSLAEDIGATAHLTLVDGAEALAVAVVEPTWTDYHVAYRTGFRHPLDRGAAGRAILQARRADGLPEPGYVLTHGELEAGASGAAAPLLGVTGVEGSVGVVMLLDAVPDRIGPRVVEAAREVADALR from the coding sequence GTGACCGCGGAAACCTCCCAGACGCTCGACCGGGGACTGCGCGTCCTCAAGCTGCTCGCCGACACCGACCACGGGCTGACCGTCACCGAGCTGTCCCACCGGCTCGGCGTCAACCGCACCGTGGTCTACCGGCTGCTCGCCACGCTGGAGCAGCACGCGCTGGTGCGCCGCGACCTCGGCGGCCGGGCCCGGGTCGGTCTCGGCGTGCTGCGGCTGAGCCGCCAGGTCCACCCGCTGGTGCGCGAGGCCGCGCTGCCCGCGCTGCGCTCGCTCGCCGAGGACATCGGGGCGACCGCGCACCTCACCCTCGTGGACGGCGCCGAGGCGCTGGCCGTCGCCGTCGTCGAGCCGACCTGGACGGACTACCACGTGGCGTACCGGACCGGGTTCCGCCACCCGCTCGACCGGGGCGCCGCCGGGCGCGCGATCCTGCAGGCCCGGCGGGCCGACGGCCTTCCGGAGCCGGGCTACGTCCTCACGCACGGCGAGCTGGAGGCGGGTGCGAGCGGCGCCGCGGCCCCGCTGCTGGGCGTGACGGGCGTCGAGGGCAGCGTCGGCGTCGTGATGCTGCTGGACGCCGTGCCGGACCGGATCGGCCCCCGCGTGGTCGAGGCGGCCCGCGAGGTGGCGGACGCCCTGCGCTGA
- a CDS encoding S16 family serine protease, translating into MLSRLSRPRALLLCALPVLALLAAAAFAPLPFTIAVPGSTADVLGTDKGRPVITISGAPVRKTGGQLRMTTILATAPRTEIGLGEVARAWFRSDRAVLPHDSVYPQGKTDREIEKRNLGQMRASQNSAVAAALKHLGRSGRGVEVELHLADVGGPSAGLLFSLGIVDKLAGDGEGGDLTGGRVVAGTGTITPDGAVGAVGGVSLKTQAAARDGATVFLVPKAECDDALATRPDGLRLVPVTTLADAVTSLKALGDGARVPSC; encoded by the coding sequence GTGCTCTCCCGTCTCTCGCGGCCCCGTGCCCTGCTCCTGTGCGCCCTGCCCGTACTCGCGCTGCTCGCGGCGGCCGCGTTCGCGCCGCTGCCGTTCACGATCGCGGTGCCCGGATCCACGGCGGACGTGCTCGGGACGGACAAGGGGCGGCCCGTGATCACCATCTCCGGGGCGCCCGTGCGGAAGACCGGCGGGCAGCTGCGGATGACCACGATCCTGGCCACCGCGCCGCGCACCGAGATCGGCCTCGGGGAGGTCGCCCGCGCCTGGTTCCGCAGCGACCGGGCCGTACTGCCGCACGACTCGGTCTACCCGCAGGGCAAGACGGACCGGGAGATCGAGAAGCGCAACCTCGGACAGATGCGGGCCTCCCAGAACAGCGCCGTCGCCGCCGCGCTGAAGCACCTCGGCAGGAGCGGGAGGGGCGTCGAGGTGGAACTGCACCTCGCCGACGTCGGCGGCCCCAGCGCAGGCCTGCTGTTCTCCCTCGGCATCGTCGACAAACTGGCCGGCGACGGCGAGGGCGGCGACCTCACGGGCGGCCGGGTCGTCGCGGGTACGGGGACGATCACTCCCGACGGGGCGGTCGGCGCGGTCGGCGGCGTGTCGCTCAAGACGCAGGCCGCCGCGCGGGACGGGGCGACGGTGTTCCTCGTGCCGAAGGCCGAGTGCGACGACGCCCTGGCGACCCGGCCGGACGGGCTGCGGCTGGTCCCGGTGACGACGTTGGCGGACGCCGTCACGTCCCTGAAGGCCCTCGGCGACGGCGCCCGCGTCCCCTCCTGCTGA
- a CDS encoding Lrp/AsnC family transcriptional regulator produces MIDHLDGRLIALLAREPRIGVLEASRRLGVARGTVQARLDRLQANGVIRGFGPEVDPAALGYPVTAFATLEIKQGQGADIREHLAGVPEVLELHTTTGHGDMLCRLVARSNADLQRVIDLVVGFDGIVRASTAIVMENPVPLRIIPLVEQAASDADQSPARRG; encoded by the coding sequence TTGATCGATCATCTGGACGGCAGGCTCATCGCCCTGCTCGCAAGGGAGCCGAGGATCGGGGTGCTGGAGGCGTCGCGGCGGCTGGGGGTGGCGCGCGGCACGGTCCAGGCGCGCCTGGACCGACTCCAGGCCAACGGCGTGATCAGGGGTTTCGGACCGGAGGTGGACCCGGCGGCACTGGGCTACCCGGTGACGGCGTTCGCGACGCTGGAGATCAAGCAGGGGCAGGGCGCGGACATCCGGGAGCACCTGGCGGGCGTGCCGGAGGTGCTGGAGTTGCACACGACCACGGGCCACGGCGACATGCTGTGCCGCCTGGTGGCCCGCTCGAACGCGGACCTCCAGCGGGTGATCGACCTGGTGGTGGGCTTCGACGGGATCGTCCGCGCGTCGACCGCGATCGTGATGGAGAACCCGGTACCGCTGCGGATCATCCCGCTGGTCGAGCAGGCGGCGTCGGACGCGGACCAGTCGCCGGCCCGGCGCGGCTGA
- the hppD gene encoding 4-hydroxyphenylpyruvate dioxygenase, whose amino-acid sequence MTETLHDTPGTARQADPFPVKGMDAVVFAVGNAKQAAHYYSTAFGMKLVAYSGPENGSRETASYVLTNGAARFVLTSVIKPSTDRGRFLAEHVAEHGDGVIDLAIEVPDARKAYAYAVEHGATGVEEPYEVEDEHGTVVLAAIATYGKTRHTLVDRSGYTGPYLPGYVEASPIVEPPAKRTFQAIDHCVGNVELGKMNEWVAFYNKVMGFTNMKEFVGDDIATEYSALMSKVVADGTLKVKFPINEPAIAKKKSQIDEYLEFYGGAGVQHIALATNDIVATVRTMRAAGVQFLDTPDSYYDTLGEWVGDTRVPIETLRELKILADRDEDGYLLQIFTKPVQDRPTVFFELIERHGSMGFGKGNFKALFEAIEREQAKRGNL is encoded by the coding sequence ATGACTGAGACTCTGCATGACACCCCCGGCACCGCCCGGCAGGCCGACCCCTTCCCGGTGAAGGGCATGGACGCGGTCGTCTTCGCCGTCGGCAACGCCAAGCAGGCCGCGCACTACTACTCCACGGCCTTCGGAATGAAGCTCGTCGCCTACTCCGGACCGGAGAACGGCAGCCGCGAGACGGCCAGTTACGTGCTGACGAACGGCGCCGCCCGCTTCGTGCTGACCTCCGTCATCAAGCCCTCCACCGACCGCGGCCGCTTCCTCGCCGAGCACGTGGCGGAACACGGCGACGGGGTCATCGACCTCGCCATCGAGGTCCCCGACGCCCGCAAGGCGTACGCGTACGCGGTCGAGCACGGCGCCACCGGCGTCGAGGAGCCGTACGAGGTCGAGGACGAGCACGGCACCGTCGTCCTCGCCGCCATCGCCACGTACGGCAAGACCCGCCACACGCTGGTGGACCGCTCCGGCTACACCGGCCCGTACCTGCCCGGGTACGTCGAGGCGTCCCCGATCGTCGAGCCGCCGGCCAAGCGCACCTTCCAGGCCATCGACCACTGCGTCGGCAACGTCGAGCTCGGCAAGATGAACGAGTGGGTGGCCTTCTACAACAAGGTCATGGGCTTCACCAACATGAAGGAGTTCGTGGGCGACGACATCGCCACCGAGTACTCCGCGCTCATGTCGAAGGTCGTCGCGGACGGCACCCTCAAGGTGAAGTTCCCGATCAACGAGCCGGCGATCGCGAAGAAGAAGTCGCAGATCGACGAGTACCTGGAGTTCTACGGCGGTGCCGGCGTCCAGCACATCGCGCTCGCCACGAACGACATCGTCGCCACCGTGCGCACCATGCGCGCGGCCGGCGTGCAGTTCCTCGACACCCCAGACTCGTACTACGACACGCTCGGCGAGTGGGTCGGCGACACCCGCGTCCCGATCGAGACGCTGCGCGAGCTGAAGATCCTCGCCGACCGCGACGAGGACGGCTACCTGCTGCAGATCTTCACCAAGCCGGTCCAGGACCGCCCGACGGTCTTCTTCGAGCTCATCGAGCGCCACGGGTCGATGGGCTTCGGCAAGGGCAACTTCAAGGCCCTGTTCGAGGCGATCGAGCGCGAGCAGGCCAAGCGCGGCAACCTGTGA
- a CDS encoding FAD-linked oxidase C-terminal domain-containing protein produces the protein MDDLLGRLRAGLPAEALITDPDVTPSYAGDMAGLCPVGVPAAVVLPRTVEEVRHVMRTATALRVPVVPQGARTGLSGAANAVDGCIVLSLVKMDRILDVSPVDRTAVVEPGVVNAVLARAVAEHGLHYPPDPSSWETCTIGGNIGTASGGLCCVKYGVTAEYVLGLDVVLADGRLLSTGRRTAKGVAGYDLTRLFVGSEGTLGVVVRAVLALRPKPPVPLALAAEFTSTADACAAVCAIMERGHTPSLLELMDRTTVHAVNRLGHMGLPDTTAALLLAAFDTPDPAADLAAVGELCRAAGATAVVPAEDPAESELLLQARRMSLPAMEAVSTATMIDDVCVPRSRLAEMLDGTAAIAAEHGLTIGVCAHAGDGNTHPVVCFDRTDPDETRRARASFDAIMALGLELGGTITGEHGVGLLKREWLARELGPVGLELQREIKRVFDPLGLLNPGKVL, from the coding sequence ATGGACGACCTGCTGGGCCGGCTGCGCGCCGGCCTCCCCGCCGAGGCACTGATCACCGATCCGGACGTGACACCCTCCTACGCCGGCGACATGGCGGGTCTCTGCCCCGTCGGGGTCCCGGCCGCCGTCGTGCTGCCCCGCACCGTGGAGGAGGTGCGGCACGTGATGCGCACGGCCACCGCGCTGCGCGTCCCCGTCGTCCCGCAGGGCGCCCGCACCGGTCTGTCGGGAGCGGCCAACGCCGTCGACGGCTGCATCGTGCTGTCTCTGGTCAAGATGGACCGCATCCTCGACGTCAGCCCGGTCGACCGGACCGCCGTCGTCGAGCCGGGCGTCGTCAACGCCGTGCTGGCCCGGGCCGTCGCCGAGCACGGCCTGCACTACCCGCCCGACCCCTCCAGTTGGGAGACGTGCACCATCGGCGGCAACATCGGGACCGCCTCCGGTGGCCTGTGCTGCGTCAAGTACGGCGTCACCGCCGAGTACGTCCTCGGGCTGGACGTCGTTCTCGCCGACGGGCGGCTGCTGTCCACCGGCCGCCGTACCGCCAAGGGCGTCGCCGGGTACGACCTGACCCGGCTGTTCGTCGGCTCCGAGGGCACCCTCGGTGTCGTCGTCCGGGCGGTGCTCGCGCTCAGGCCGAAACCGCCCGTCCCCCTCGCCCTGGCCGCCGAGTTCACCTCCACCGCCGACGCGTGCGCCGCCGTCTGCGCGATCATGGAGCGGGGCCACACGCCGTCCCTGCTCGAACTGATGGACCGCACCACCGTCCACGCGGTCAACCGCCTCGGTCATATGGGCCTGCCCGACACCACCGCCGCGCTGCTGCTGGCCGCGTTCGACACCCCGGACCCCGCCGCCGACCTGGCCGCCGTGGGGGAGCTGTGCCGCGCGGCCGGGGCCACCGCGGTCGTCCCCGCCGAGGACCCCGCCGAATCCGAGCTGCTCCTCCAGGCGCGCAGGATGTCCCTGCCGGCCATGGAGGCGGTCTCCACCGCCACGATGATCGACGACGTGTGCGTACCCCGCTCCCGGCTCGCCGAGATGCTCGACGGCACGGCCGCCATCGCCGCCGAGCACGGCCTGACCATCGGCGTCTGCGCCCACGCGGGCGACGGCAACACCCACCCCGTCGTGTGCTTCGACCGCACCGATCCGGACGAGACCCGGCGCGCCCGCGCGTCGTTCGACGCCATCATGGCCCTCGGTCTGGAACTGGGCGGCACCATCACCGGGGAACACGGCGTCGGCCTCCTCAAGCGGGAGTGGCTCGCCCGCGAACTCGGCCCGGTGGGTCTCGAACTGCAGCGCGAGATCAAGCGGGTGTTCGACCCGTTGGGCCTCCTCAACCCGGGCAAGGTCCTCTGA
- a CDS encoding RDD family protein — protein MSAPTPATGDGSPEAGYYPDPSIPGYIRYWNGAAWVPGTSRPAPAEGEAAPVPPAPAAPSRVPAVEETGPVFLDEEPGVASEPGPGTPPEREAGPEPASAWQADISRQRGLEGDRDLSWGAAGLPDPRVPAADPAGGGPPGVRRAEPEPEARTAPGGATAARASEAEASRTPDAPAPHGPHPQLQGPQAQVPQSQGPQAPAYVPVPTPAARPQPSSAHPVPPQAAAPAPAAPVTSAPGGAALSWAQQVHRLAQPAPVQPQPAPVPPQPAPVQPQPAPVQPRPGSGLPGEDVAEQPVVPWKPPVSDPFLRAAQERAAARPAGLGRRFAARLVDSLVLGALAGAAGTPFVLNAVDHITAKIEQAERSGETVRVWLVDGTTSVQFGIALGILLVLGVLYEALPTAKWGRTLGKRLCGTEVRGIESHEPPSFGAALRRWLVYGVLGLTGIGVLNVVWCLFDRPWRQCWHDKAAGTFVAGR, from the coding sequence ATGAGCGCCCCAACTCCGGCAACCGGCGACGGCAGCCCCGAAGCCGGTTACTACCCGGACCCCTCCATCCCCGGCTACATCCGATACTGGAACGGTGCCGCCTGGGTGCCGGGTACGAGCCGCCCGGCGCCCGCGGAGGGCGAGGCCGCCCCGGTGCCGCCGGCTCCCGCCGCGCCCTCCCGGGTCCCGGCCGTCGAGGAGACCGGGCCGGTCTTCCTCGACGAGGAACCCGGGGTGGCGTCCGAGCCCGGTCCCGGCACCCCGCCGGAACGGGAGGCGGGGCCCGAGCCGGCGTCCGCGTGGCAGGCCGACATCTCCCGCCAGCGCGGCCTCGAAGGCGACCGGGACCTCTCGTGGGGCGCGGCCGGCCTGCCGGACCCCCGGGTGCCGGCCGCCGACCCGGCGGGCGGCGGGCCGCCCGGCGTACGGCGGGCGGAACCGGAGCCGGAGGCGCGGACCGCCCCCGGCGGCGCGACGGCCGCGCGGGCGTCCGAGGCGGAGGCGTCCCGCACCCCGGACGCCCCGGCCCCGCACGGCCCGCACCCCCAGCTCCAGGGTCCGCAGGCCCAGGTGCCGCAATCCCAGGGTCCGCAGGCCCCCGCGTACGTCCCGGTCCCGACTCCGGCGGCCCGGCCGCAGCCGTCCTCCGCGCACCCGGTCCCGCCGCAGGCGGCCGCCCCCGCCCCCGCGGCCCCGGTCACCTCCGCTCCCGGTGGTGCCGCCCTCTCCTGGGCGCAGCAGGTCCACCGACTGGCCCAGCCCGCCCCCGTGCAACCGCAGCCCGCCCCCGTTCCGCCGCAGCCCGCCCCCGTGCAACCGCAGCCCGCTCCCGTGCAGCCGCGGCCCGGCTCCGGCCTGCCGGGGGAGGACGTCGCCGAGCAGCCCGTCGTCCCGTGGAAGCCGCCGGTCAGCGACCCGTTCCTGCGCGCCGCCCAGGAACGGGCCGCCGCGCGGCCGGCCGGGCTCGGCAGGCGGTTCGCCGCGCGCCTCGTCGACAGCCTGGTGCTCGGCGCGCTCGCCGGGGCGGCGGGCACGCCGTTCGTGCTGAACGCCGTCGACCACATCACCGCCAAGATCGAGCAGGCGGAACGGTCCGGCGAGACGGTCAGGGTGTGGCTGGTGGACGGCACCACCTCCGTCCAGTTCGGGATCGCCCTCGGCATCCTGCTGGTGCTCGGCGTGCTGTACGAGGCGCTGCCGACCGCCAAGTGGGGCCGGACGCTCGGCAAGAGGCTCTGCGGGACCGAGGTGCGGGGCATCGAGTCGCACGAACCGCCGTCGTTCGGGGCGGCGCTGCGCCGCTGGCTGGTGTACGGGGTACTCGGCCTGACCGGGATCGGCGTGCTCAACGTGGTGTGGTGCCTGTTCGACCGGCCGTGGCGTCAGTGCTGGCACGACAAGGCGGCCGGCACGTTCGTGGCGGGGCGCTGA
- a CDS encoding RDD family protein translates to MSNEPPTPGPPPEDDPFRKHPQEPPPPPPGGGTPPPPPPPPPPGGEGPYGGGPYGYGGADPLGGMPPLADTGKRVLARLVDWLVIAVPLALIGIPFGVYSRVSDESASLGDVWTSGNTGGQWLFQLLSIAAYVAYDTFMTAKRNGRTLGKRMTGLRVAMLDDGSVPSVSTALTRALVLWLPTLICCACLWPLLLLVLILVDKPYKQGLHDKAAKTVVVSETG, encoded by the coding sequence ATGAGCAACGAACCGCCGACGCCCGGCCCGCCCCCCGAGGACGATCCGTTCCGCAAACACCCGCAGGAGCCGCCGCCACCCCCACCGGGCGGCGGCACGCCCCCGCCCCCGCCGCCCCCTCCGCCGCCGGGCGGTGAGGGCCCGTACGGCGGGGGCCCGTACGGCTACGGAGGCGCCGATCCGCTCGGCGGGATGCCGCCGCTCGCCGACACCGGCAAGCGGGTCCTGGCGCGTCTCGTCGACTGGCTCGTCATCGCCGTACCGCTGGCACTCATCGGCATCCCCTTCGGCGTCTACTCCCGGGTGAGTGACGAGTCGGCGAGCCTCGGCGACGTGTGGACGTCGGGCAACACCGGCGGACAGTGGCTGTTCCAGCTCCTGTCGATCGCGGCGTACGTGGCGTACGACACCTTCATGACGGCGAAGCGGAACGGCCGGACCCTCGGCAAGCGGATGACCGGCCTGCGGGTCGCCATGCTCGACGACGGCAGCGTCCCCTCGGTGAGCACCGCGCTGACGAGGGCGCTCGTGCTGTGGCTGCCCACGCTGATCTGCTGCGCCTGCCTGTGGCCGCTGCTGCTGCTCGTCCTGATCCTGGTGGACAAGCCGTACAAGCAGGGCCTGCACGACAAGGCGGCGAAGACCGTCGTGGTGTCGGAGACGGGATGA